The sequence CATCCAACACTTCCTCGATCGACTTCGACGCCGTCGGATCTTCGAGTGGGCGAGCTTCGGCGAGCGTGATGCCGTCGGGCACCGAGACATCGTCGAGCGGGCTCGCGAACGGCCCCGACAGGTGACGGAACAGCGTCCACAACCTGCTGACCGGTGCGACGCCGAACCGGCGCGTGAGACGCTCGGACGCGGGGTGAGTGCCGTACGCCCAGCAGCGCAGGGCCACAGCGCCAGTGCCTGCCCAACCACCGTCCACGGTCGTGTCCAGACCGACCTCCTCGACGAGCATCGTTGCGATACCTCGCGACCGATAGTCGGGGTGAACCACGAACTGCGCGGTACCCAGCCCCCCGTCGTCGACCTGCAGATGCAGGTACGCCACGACCACGAGCGGAGCATCGTCGCGGGCACTCAAATCTCTGCGCGCCGCGATCGGCAGGTGGTAGACCCGCACACCGTCACGGCTCGTCGAGGCCACATCGCCGGGATTGATCGAGGAGAAGCCCGCCTCGTCGTCGTATTCGGCGGCCGCCGCGACAAGTGCCAGCACCTCGTCCCGATCGCCGGAATCCAGTTCCGAACACCACTGATACGAGATCATTCGTTCGCTCCTCATCTGCCGGTTCGTCCCCATAAATCTAATGCCAATCGGTATTGGATCGCAATGGTCGAAACCTACCCGGGGACGCAGCCCGGGGTTTACAGCTAAATCTACATAAGTTAGATTTAGGATCATCGATTCGCCATCGCACCACAGCCTGGAGGGCAGCCATGACAGAGGTCGGAATCCCCCGCGAGGAACGCATCCGTCGCGCGCTCGACCATCTGCGCAACGACACCACCGACGAGTTCGAGCACGTCACGTGGTTCGAACCCGTCGAGTTCACCGATCCGGACATCGCCAAGATCGAACGTGAGCGTGTATTCGGCCGGGTTCCGTCGATCATCATCCACGGCTCCGAGATCCCCCGCGCAGGGGATTTCGTCACCCTGCAGTTACCGCGAAACAACGTCATCATCGTCCGCCAGCGCGATGGCAGCGTCAAAACCCTCGTGAACCAGTGCCGTCATCGCGGGGCCATGGTCGAGAAGGAGGAGAAAGGCCGCTGCCGCCTGTTCTCCTGCCCGTACCACCGCTGGTCCTACGATACCGACGGCAGCCTGCGCACCATCACCCGCGACAACACGTTCGGTGATGCCGACCGCTCCGAACGCAACCTCGTCCAACTACCCACCGAAGAGCGGCACGGCTTCGTCTGGGTGGTCGACGACGCCGACGCAACCATCGATGTCGCC comes from Rhodococcus oxybenzonivorans and encodes:
- a CDS encoding GNAT family N-acetyltransferase, with the translated sequence MISYQWCSELDSGDRDEVLALVAAAAEYDDEAGFSSINPGDVASTSRDGVRVYHLPIAARRDLSARDDAPLVVVAYLHLQVDDGGLGTAQFVVHPDYRSRGIATMLVEEVGLDTTVDGGWAGTGAVALRCWAYGTHPASERLTRRFGVAPVSRLWTLFRHLSGPFASPLDDVSVPDGITLAEARPLEDPTASKSIEEVLDAAALVPAQRERLTDDIRLGAGSVVIATDSSGAPLGFVWLDSTVSTHLELEAASVRALVLTEAARREGLGTTLLVVALGALRDAGAQIALIRIDPDDAGAVRMCRLLSFEQEEEHSCYQVGEWADVPSF